The DNA region GATCGCTTCTCTATACCCAAGGTCGGCGAGACCTGGTGGGTCGGCATATCCTGATCAGCGCGGGCAGCACCCGCGAATTCCTCGATCCCGTGCGGTTTATTGGCAATCCATCCACGGGCAAAATGGGGATCGCCCTAGCCCAAGCCGCCCTGCATCGCGGCGCAACCGTCACCCTAGTTCATGGCCCCATGGATGCCGCTTTACAAACAGGACTCAACGGCGTGGAGCGATCGCCCGTCACCACCGCCGAGGAGATGTACCAATCCCTGCTCCACCATCTACCTCACGCTGATTGGTTGATCATGGCCGCCGCCGTTGCCGATGTGAAGCCCGCCCAAACCCATCGGCACAAATTACCTAAAGCAGAGCTGCCGGAGAGCCTGCCCTTGAGCAACGTCCCCGATCTGATCGCCACCCTCAAGCAGCACAAACAACCCCACCAGCGGTTTATTGGCTTCGCGGCCCAAACCGGCGATATTGTTACGCCTGCTCTAGACAAACTACGGCGCAAGGGACTGGATGCGATCGCCGCCAACCCCATCGACCAACCCCACAGCGGCTTTGGTAGCGACGATAATCAAGCCATCCTGATCGATGCCCAGGGCCGCCAGCAAGCGATCGCCCCTTGTTCCAAACTGGAGATGGCCCACCAATTACTTGATTTTGTGCAAGATTTGCCCTAAGTCTAAAAAGCAACGTGATGGTGGATCACGCCGCTTGATCCCTCACCTATCACCCATCGATCCCACGACCCCCATGACCGACCCCACCTGTACATCCTATGTTGACCCTGATTCAGCGGATCTCTGAAACCACCCCCAGCGACCTGCACCACATCCTGCCCCTCACCGCCGAGGAACGTACCCGCTGCCGCCGCCACCTTGAACCCGAGCCAGGGCTCTCCCTTTACCTCAACCTACCTCGGGGCACCGTGCTCCAGCATGGGGATATCTTGCTCTCTGCCGAGGGCGATCGCGTTCAGGTAATTGCCAAACCCGAACCCGTGCTCACCGTCACCGCCCACCATCCCCTCGATCTGCTGCGGGCTGCCTACCATCTAGGCAACCGCCACGTGCCCCTAGAAGTGACCTGCGACTATTTGCGCCTGTCGCCCGACCCCGTTCTCCAGGATATGTTGCTCCACATGGGGCTGCATGTTCACCCAGACACCGCCCCCTTCCATCCCGAAACCGGAGCCTACGGCAGCAGCACCCACCATGCCCACTAAATCTACCCAATCCCTGCTGCATCTGCTGCATCTCGCCAGCTCTACCCTCCCCGTAGGAGCCTTCAGCTACTCCGAAGGACTGGAGACCTTGGTGCAAGCTGGACAGATCACCCAGGTTGAGCAGTTGCAGCACTGGTTAACCCAAGATCTCACCTACGGGGCCATCCGCCTAGAGGGTCTGGCACTGGTGCAGGCCTATGAAACTACGCAGAACCAAGACTGGTCTGGCTTAGCCCAGTGGAACGACTGGCTATCGGCGGTGCGGGAAAGCTATGAACTGCGCCAACAAAGCTGGATGATGGGGCGATCGCTGACTCGGCTGCTCACCGCCATGGCTCCGGAGATGCAGGCGGCGATCGCGGCCGGAGGTGATCCCTGTAATTTTGCGATCGCCGTGGGTCTGGCCGCTGCCCAATGGCAGATTCCCCGCGACCAAGCCCTGCTAGGCTACCTCCACAGTTGGGCTAGCAATATGATCAATGCGGGCATCAAATTAATTCCCCTCGGACAAACCCAAGGGCAGACCCTGCTGCTATCGCTCTATCCCCAATTGGAAGAAAC from Candidatus Obscuribacterales bacterium includes:
- the coaBC gene encoding bifunctional phosphopantothenoylcysteine decarboxylase/phosphopantothenate--cysteine ligase CoaBC, which gives rise to MPQRVLIGVGGGIAAYKVCEVVSSLAQSGVDLRVIMTAAAEQFVAPLTLATLARHPAYGDRHEWTGDRGRPLHIDLGEWAQVLVLAPLTANTLGKLAHGLADNLLTNTVLASTCPVLLAPAMNTDMWNQVSVQRNWQQIHQDPRYHAVGPGAGRLACDRVGTGRMAEPAEILAQVRSLLYTQGRRDLVGRHILISAGSTREFLDPVRFIGNPSTGKMGIALAQAALHRGATVTLVHGPMDAALQTGLNGVERSPVTTAEEMYQSLLHHLPHADWLIMAAAVADVKPAQTHRHKLPKAELPESLPLSNVPDLIATLKQHKQPHQRFIGFAAQTGDIVTPALDKLRRKGLDAIAANPIDQPHSGFGSDDNQAILIDAQGRQQAIAPCSKLEMAHQLLDFVQDLP
- the ureE gene encoding urease accessory protein UreE — protein: MLTLIQRISETTPSDLHHILPLTAEERTRCRRHLEPEPGLSLYLNLPRGTVLQHGDILLSAEGDRVQVIAKPEPVLTVTAHHPLDLLRAAYHLGNRHVPLEVTCDYLRLSPDPVLQDMLLHMGLHVHPDTAPFHPETGAYGSSTHHAH
- a CDS encoding urease accessory protein UreF, whose product is MPTKSTQSLLHLLHLASSTLPVGAFSYSEGLETLVQAGQITQVEQLQHWLTQDLTYGAIRLEGLALVQAYETTQNQDWSGLAQWNDWLSAVRESYELRQQSWMMGRSLTRLLTAMAPEMQAAIAAGGDPCNFAIAVGLAAAQWQIPRDQALLGYLHSWASNMINAGIKLIPLGQTQGQTLLLSLYPQLEETQRQILDQPGDPKSCGWGLAIASMNHETLYSRLFRS